The DNA region GGTTGAAAAACCGAAATTGCCGAGCGCCGGACATCTCCTTCGTCAGCCGCGCGCGTCTGACTGCACTGGGCTTCAAGCGCTCCACCCGGAGCTTCTTCCCCGGCGCGCCCGACCTGGCGGTCGAGGTCCTTTCACCCAATAACACCCGCTCTGAACTCGATCAACGCCGGCGGGACTTTTTCGAAAGCGGCACGCTGGTGGCATGGGTGATCGATCCCGAGGCGCAACGGGTCGAAATCTGTCACTCCCTGATCCGGCGGAAACTAATGGGCAGCGGAGGTTTGCTCGAAGGCGAGGACCTGTTGCCGGGCTTTGCATATCCCATTGCCGACCTGTTTCGGGAGTGGGATTGGGAATAGCGGGTTCAATGGCCAAATGGTGCGAGTTCGCCCGCGGCGGTATACCAATGATCCTGAGAATGGCCAAGACCGGTAAGCATGTGGGCCAACAGTTCTGGGATTGCTCCACCTATCCCGAATCCAAAGGGGCCATCACGGTATGACTCACCAGATTAGGCGGTTCGGAAATCGCCCTCCGAGACTACGGCTTCAGGAACTCACCCAATGCGGCGTTCACAGCGGTAACCAGGGCCGCCACACGGGCCGAAAGAGGAAAATCTGACGGCGCTTCCAACGTCTGGGAGAGGGGCGTTTTGTAGGTGAGCAGGAAGAATGATTCCGGCCAGTCTGGCCGAGACCTGGGGTCAACGCTGGGGCGAATGATGCCATTTGACGCCGGCCGTCCTTCGATTGTTTCCGAGTGGTCAACCGGACAGACCCCGGCCACGCGCGCCACAATGGTTTCGGCGAGCGAGGGGCGGTTTTGCGGGTTCAATTCATAAACGTAGAAGCCGGAGGATTCCCAATCCTCGTGCAAGCAGAGGCACAGATCGAACGAGGGCTGACGGCGCAGCCAGTCGATATGGGCCAAGGTCTCGGCAGCCTGCGGATTGAGGTACTGCCGATTCAGGTCCAGGCCCTGGGCGTTCTCGCGCCGATTGAGAAGGAATCCGCCGGGGTTCAAGCAGGGGCACAACCACAGGCTGGCGCCGCCGGGCCATTGGTTTTCGTGCAGTAATTGCCGCACGGCCAATGGGCCGGCGGGTTCGTCTCCATGTATCCCCGTGCTGATGTAGATTCTGCGGGCGGAGTCGCTGGTCTGTAACCCTCGGTTTGCGACAGCCGGCCGCGTCAAGGTCAGCAGAGACAATTGGGAGCCGGCGGGGAGCTCTTCAGCCGACCATCCATGGGCGCGGGCGGCTGCGGCGCAATCGGTCAGGACGGCTGCAATGTCG from Verrucomicrobiia bacterium includes:
- a CDS encoding Uma2 family endonuclease encodes the protein MSIAAETQARVWTEAELQALPEDGFVHEVINGELVMSPKNDFFHGDICSELLTVLRTFVRANRLGAVLDSSTGLWLKNRNCRAPDISFVSRARLTALGFKRSTRSFFPGAPDLAVEVLSPNNTRSELDQRRRDFFESGTLVAWVIDPEAQRVEICHSLIRRKLMGSGGLLEGEDLLPGFAYPIADLFREWDWE
- a CDS encoding M14 family metallocarboxypeptidase yields the protein MSNRQQPGPEPLPGLRELRRLGKNINGYFGETIDIAAVLTDCAAAARAHGWSAEELPAGSQLSLLTLTRPAVANRGLQTSDSARRIYISTGIHGDEPAGPLAVRQLLHENQWPGGASLWLCPCLNPGGFLLNRRENAQGLDLNRQYLNPQAAETLAHIDWLRRQPSFDLCLCLHEDWESSGFYVYELNPQNRPSLAETIVARVAGVCPVDHSETIEGRPASNGIIRPSVDPRSRPDWPESFFLLTYKTPLSQTLEAPSDFPLSARVAALVTAVNAALGEFLKP